The Cydia pomonella isolate Wapato2018A chromosome 20, ilCydPomo1, whole genome shotgun sequence genome contains a region encoding:
- the LOC133528803 gene encoding uncharacterized protein LOC133528803, whose amino-acid sequence MSPPNLCNGTQLKVVQLQRNLIEAQILKGCGAAEVVFIPRIPLILSNFPFHFKRLQFSVSVCFAMNINKSQRQTLRAAGVDLRTGCFSHGQLYVACSRVTSRTC is encoded by the coding sequence ATGTCGCCTCCGAATttatgcaacggaacccagctaaaagtagtgcagctgcagcgaaACCTCATTGAGGCACAGATCCTGAAGGGGTGTGGCGCCGCAGAAGtcgtgttcatcccgcgcatccccctcatcctgagcaatttcccgttccacttcaagcgcctacagttctccgtgagcgtctgcttcgccatgaacatcaacaagtcgCAGAGGCAGACGCTGCGCGCAGCCGGCGTGGACCTGCGCACGggctgcttctcgcacgggcagctctacgtggcgtGCTCGCGCGTTACCAGCCGCACGTGCTGA
- the LOC133529053 gene encoding uncharacterized protein LOC133529053 — protein MVIMLLWMTFIILMDFIFYYKQTTSKGYAMWTINLCFGVRYIVDLQGMIAVVKWACTVLVVHEGVAALNQHLLCLRYGSELSILTGEVSVKKAETLIQRLALSYERMSNMMRQMNEANGLFLIVMLLSTFLRLVITPYYMLFLHEVYGTIFSINWILVHLAVLALTIEPCHWTHTQVIIFR, from the exons ATGGTCATCATGCTCTTGTGGATGACGTTCATTATATTGATGGActtcattttttattacaagcaaACAACATCCAAAGGATACGCAATGT GGACGATTAATCTATGTTTCGGAGTACGTTACATCGTGGACCTACAGGGCATGATAGCGGTGGTGAAGTGGGCGTGCACAGTGCTAGTGGTACACGAGGGCGTCGCTGCCCTCAACCAACACCTGTTGTGTCTGCGATATG GATCGGAATTATCAATACTGACTGGCGAGGTGAGTGTGAAGAAAGCAGAGACATTGATTCAGCGTTTAGCTCTCTCCTATGAGCGCATGAGCAACATGATGAGACAGATGAACGAGGCCAATGGCCTGTTTCTGATTGTCATGCTCTTGTCCACGTTCCTGAGGCTCGTGATCACTCCTTACTACATGCTGTTTCTACACG AGGTGTACGGAACGATATTTTCAATCAACTGGATACTAGTTCACTTGGCGGTGTTGGCACTAACCATAGAGCCCTGCCACTGGACGCATACACAGGTAATCATTTTCCGTTAG